The Colius striatus isolate bColStr4 chromosome 25, bColStr4.1.hap1, whole genome shotgun sequence region AGGGTGAGGCCAGGGTGGGTGTTGGGGGCGGCGAGGAGCTCCCCCCCAGTTTGGGTCGGACACCGACTCTTGTCTCTGCCCCCAGAGCCGGGAGGGGGCCGgcactccctgtccttcctgacCGAGGATGGCACCGACGGCAGCGTTTCCTCCGGGCTCCCTGACGCCGAGCCCCTGAGCAGCACCCGCCGGTCCCAGCTCCTGGAGCCGGCGGGGGGCTGCGGTATGGGGGAGCCCCAGCTCTGGCGGGGCTGTCCCCCAGAACCCACATCCCTTTCCATCCCCCCCCTTGCTCCGTGGCCCCATGCAGACCCCGgggccccagctctgcccccgCAGCCCCTTGCCTCCAGCACACTGCTCTGGGATGGGGATGAGCTCTGGGAGGGAGCCCAGAGCCAAGCTGTGGGCAGAAGGATGGGGGTTCCCCCCTGCCCTCTCCCAGcaaacagccccagcccctctcctccaCAGAGGCTTGGTCTTGGGGGGTCCCCGAGCTGTCCTCAGCCCCAGGGTTGCAGCAGGGTcctgggggcacagggggcaggGCACAGGGCTCCCCTGCTCCACgatgggctggggctgggggtgggctgTGACAGCAGCGGTGACAGCGAGCGCTTCCTCAGCGCCGTGGAGACCCTGGAGCCCAGcgaggctggggaggggctggaggcagctgggggGCTGGGCAAAGCCCCCATcccagctggagctgccccccaggagctgccccctgccagcccctcaAATGCAAAGCAGGTACAGGgtgaggatttgggggggggCTTGAGGGCAGCCCCTTGGTGTGAGGATGGCTCAGACATGGGGGATGTAGGGGAGCTGCTTGTCCAGCTCCAGGGGTGCAGCCTCCAGAGCTCCTCCCCACACACCCCAGGGCCCTTTTGCAGCCCGACCCGTCTCACCTCCTGGGACCAGGAGCCCCTCAGCTACTGCCACGTCACCCCCAGGTCCAAGAGCCGCCTCCAGGCCTCTGCAGCACGGCTCagcacctcctcttcctcctccctcttcgGCAAGGACACGCTGGAGATGCCCAGGAGGCCCCCCAGGCTCAGAGCACCCCGGGGTGTCCCCAGGGATCCCCCCATCCCCTTGGGGCCCTGCACCACCTCACAGGGTGAGGATGTGTCCAGCAGGG contains the following coding sequences:
- the ANKLE1 gene encoding ankyrin repeat and LEM domain-containing protein 1 isoform X1 translates to MGEPQLWRGCPPEPTSLSIPPLAPWPHADPGAPALPPQPLASSTLLWDGDELWEGAQSQAVGRRMGVPPCPLPANSPSPSPPQRLGLGGSPSCPQPQGCSRVLGAQGAGHRAPLLHDGLGLGVGCDSSGDSERFLSAVETLEPSEAGEGLEAAGGLGKAPIPAGAAPQELPPASPSNAKQVQGEDLGGGLRAAPWCEDGSDMGDVGELLVQLQGCSLQSSSPHTPGPFCSPTRLTSWDQEPLSYCHVTPRSKSRLQASAARLSTSSSSSLFGKDTLEMPRRPPRLRAPRGVPRDPPIPLGPCTTSQGEDVSSRDTEGTGSLDDTEILPRVPSQASLTPGTSSSPGSSPTVLLVPGDHGHPHDSPSDTWASPHATVSLRALEGGSEWQNPLSLGTHQPNWPQGSFSHLQAPQPPGSTAVEPGSPAVPFSPAAHSTRCPQEHLEDEQQGQLPFEQHSPGTEATSSPEDARLQAGWACSVPARPLSDEGLRRRLRALGHEPGPVTELTRRLYQRRLQELERGSRPRRAVSWGCRCSLVPRG